The following DNA comes from Armatimonadota bacterium.
CAGTCCCTCTAGAGTGCCCGGCCGAACCGATGGCAACTAGAGGCGAGGGTTGCGCTCGTTGCGGGACTTAACCCAACACCTCACGGCACGAGCTGACGACAGCCATGCACCACCTGTGCCGGCTCCCGACTTTACGGGTCCCTCCCCTTTCGGTTCGGTACTTCCGGCATGTCAAGGCCTGGTAAGGTTCTTCGCTTTGCATCGAATTAAACCACATGCTCCACCGCTTGTGCGGGTCCCCGTCAATTCCTTTGAGTTTTAGCCTTGCGGCCGTACTCCCCAGGCGGCTCACTTAATGCGTTCGCTTCGGCACCGAGGGAATAACCCCCCGACACCTAGTGAGCATCGTTTAGGGCTGGGACTACCGGGGTATCTAATCCCGTTCGCTCCCCCAGCTTTCGGGTCTGAGCGTCAGGGACAGCCCAGGTGGCCGCCTTCGCCACTGGCGTTCCTCCCGATCTCTACGCATTTCACCGCTACACCGGGAATTCCACCACCCTCTGCTGCCCTCAAGCCGGGCAGTTTCCCGCGACGTCCCACGGTTGAGCCGTGGGCTTTCACACGGGACTTACCCGGCCGCCTACACCCGCTTTACGCCCAGTAAATCCGGGCAACGCTCGCCCCCTACGTCTTACCGCGGCTGCTGGCACGTAGTTAGCCGGGGCTTCCTCTGGAGGTACCGTCACCCGCCCTCGAGGAGCGGGCTTCGTCCCTCCTGACAGGGGTTTACAACCCGAAGGCCTTCATCCCCCACGCGGCGTCGCTGGGTCAGGCTTGCGCCCATTGCCCAAGATTCCCAACTGCTGCCTCCCGTAGGAGTCTGGCCCGTGTCTCAGTGCCAGTGTGGCTGGCCACCCTCTCAGGCCAGCTACCCGTCATCGCCTTGGTGGGCCGTTACCCCACCAACTAGCTGATAGGCCGCGGGCCCATCCCGAAGCAGAAGGGCTTGCGCCCAACCGTTTCCTTCCCCAGGGATGCCCCTCGGGAAGGGTATCGGGTATTAGCCCCGGTTTCCCGGGGTTATCCCCGTCTTCGGGGCAGGTTACCCACGTGTTACTCACCCGTTCGCCGCTAGAGCTGAAACCGCGGGTTGCCCCGCGGCCAACCCCCGCTCGACTTGCATGTTTTAGGCACGCCGCCAGCGTTCGCCCTGAGCCAGGATCAAACTCTCCGTCGGGAAAGTTCAATCCCTGACTCACCTCGGGTCGGACTTCCAACCCGGGGGATTCCTTTCTCGGTGGCCGCGTCGTTCCTGCCACTATTCGGTTTTCAAGGTTCCCACCGGCCCCTGTGGGAAGCCGGCAATCTGTAACCTTACCACCTTCCCCTCACCCTGTCAACCAGCTCCTCTCCACGAAGGGGAGATGGCAGTAAGGACCAGGAGGGGAGGTGTCAAGGTACTCTGCCCAGGCTACCCCGCGGCAGCCCCGGCAGCCACTCCTTATCATACCTACGTGGCCCAACCTGTCAAGATTCCCTGGAACCCAAGCGGGTCCTGGCGTACCGGGCTCCTCCTCTCCGGTGCCGTGGCCGCCCTGGCCCGCGGGATCAGGGCCCTGCGCGGAACAGGACCCTTGGTCGCTACGGGCATCGGGACCGCGGTCTTCCAGGCGGGCGGCCTACGGTGGTCGGCGATCCTCCTGACCTTTTTCGCCTCCGCCACCTTCCTGACCCGCCTTCCGGGCTCCCGCCAGGACCGGAAGGGGCGCACGGGGCGCCAGGTGCTTGCCAACGGGGCTGTGGCCGCGCTTACCGCGTGGTTGTCCCGCCGATGGCCCAGGGCCTCCCGAGCCTTTGCGGGGGCCGTGGCCGCCGCGTGCGCGGACACGTGGGCCACGGAGCTCGGAGCGCGGTACGGCGGCACTCCTCGTCACCTCACCACGGGCGCTCGAGTCCCGCCCGGAAGTTCCGGCGGCGTGACCCCGTTGGGAACCGTGGCAGGAGCCGCGGGAGCGGTGGTGTGCGGGCTCGCGGCCTGGGCAACGGGAGTGGCGCCCCTCGGCATCACGACCCGCGCGGGCGTCCTGGGGATGCTCCTGGACAGCTTCCTCGGCGCCACCCTGCAGGCCCGTTATCGCTGTCCGCGGTGTGGCAGGATCGGGGAAGGACGTCGCTGCAGCTGTGGGGCGTGGGGGCAGCGGATCTCGGGGTTATGCGGCCTCGACAACGACGGGGTGAACCTCCTCGCCACCTTCCTGGGAGCCCTGGTGGCCTACCGGAGTTCCGATCCCTCCCCCTGCAGTTTGAAGACGGGGAGGATGCCCATATGGAAGATGTCGTCCCGGGAGTAGCCCTCCAGCAGCAGCGCGGCCCGCTTCACCACCGCTCCCCCTGCTCGCTCCACCAGCTCCTCCATGGCCCGCAGCGTCTCCCCGGTGCTCACGATGTCGTCCACGATCCCCACCCGCCGGCCCGCCAGCTTCAGGGCGTCCCGGCCGTCCAGATAGAGCTCCTGCTCGGTCTTCGCGGTGATGGGCCTGTAGCGGACCACCAGCGGCGACAGCATGAAAGGCCGGATCTCCTTTCGGCATACCACGTAGGGCCGCAGGCCGAGGTAGGTGGCGATGGCATGGGCGAGCGGGATGCCCTTCGTCTCCGTGGTCACGAGCACCTCGCAGCTCTCCATCTGCGGTGCGAGCACCCGGGCCGCTCGGTCGATCACCTCCGTGTCCCCAAGGCTGTAGTAATACGCGATCCAGGTATCCGGCGCCACCTGGATGAGGGGGAGGCGCCGCCGGGTCCCCGCGATCTCCAGCTCGTAGTTCACCTGCCCCTGAAACGGCAGCACGTGCGTCATCTTCGGTCCCCCCCACAACAGAAACCCCGACCGCATCTTATCACTAGTGGCGGAAGTGGCGGATCCCCGTGAACACCATGCTGCACCCTGCCCGTTCCGCGGCCGCGATCACCTCTGCATCCCGCACGGATCCTCCCGGCTGGACGATGGCCACTACCCCCGCGCGGGCGGCCTCCTCTACCCCGTCGGAGAAGGGGAAGAAGGCGTCCGAGGCCAGCACCGCGCCTCGGGCCCGCTCCCCCGCCTTCCTCACCGCCGCCCGCACGGCATCCACCCGGCTCATCTGTCCCGCTCCTACCCCCACCACCTCCCGGCCTCGGGCCAGGACGATGGCGTTGCTCTTGGTGTGCTTGCACACCACCCACGCGAACCGCAGGTCCTCCCACTCCTCTGGGGTAGGAGTCCGGGAGGTCACCACCCGCAGGTCCTCTTCCCGCCAGACCAAGTGGTCCGGCTCCTGCACCAGCACCCCACCCAGGACGCCGCGGATCTCCCACCCTGTGTCTTCCGAGGGTCTATCGAGCCGTAGAATCCGCATGCCGGGCTTTCCCCGAAGGATCTCCAGGGCCTGGGGGTCGAACTCCGGAGCCGCCACCACCTCCAGGAAGACCTCCTGCAGCAGCCGCGCGGTCGCCGCGTCCACGGGACGGTTGAGGGCCACGATCCCCCCGAAGCGGCTGACCGGATCCCCCCGTAGGGCTCCCCGTACGGCTTCTTCCGCGGTCCGGCCGAGGGCACAGCCGCAGGGGTTGGCGTGCTTCACCACCACCGCCGCGGGCTCCGAAAACTCCCACACCAGCCGCCAAGCGGCGTCCGTGTCCAGGAGATTGTTGTAGGAGAGGGGCTTTCCCGCCAGCTGCTCGGCCCGCGCCAGGCTCCCCGGAGGCGCAAGGGGATCCCGGTAGAAGACCGCGGCCTGGTGCGGGTTCTCGCCGTACCGCACCTCCTGTCCTCTCCGCCACCCCCACACGAGCCGCTCCGGGAACCCCCGCAGCCCGCTGCGCTCCGCCAGGACACGGGCGATGAGGGCGTCGTAGTCCGCCACGTACCGGAAGGCCTCTACCGCGAGCCGCCGCCGCGTCTCAGGCAGAACCTCCCCCGCTCGCCGCAGCTCTTCCAACACGGGCCCGTAGTGCCTGGGGTCCGTGAGCACCGCCACCCGGTCGCAGTTCTTCGCCGCGGCCCGGATCAACGCCACCCCGCCGACATCGATCTCCTCCACCAGCTCCTCCCACGGACGGCCTGCCCCCGCGGCCTCCTCAAACCGGTACAGGTTCACGGCCACCAGTTCCATGGGCGTGATCCCCAGCCTCGCCAGCTCTTCTGCATCCGCCCTCCGGGCCAGCACCGCGGCGTGGACGGCCGGGTGCAGGGTCTTCACGCGCCCGCCCAGGATCTCCGGAAACCCGGTCACCTCCGCTACGGAGGTCACGGGGATCCCCGCATCCCGGAGTGCCCGCGCGGTCCCTCCCGTGCTGATGAGTTCAAACCCCAGCTCCCGCAGCCCCTGCGCGAAGTCCACGATCCCCGTCTTGTCCGTCACGCTTAACAGGGCCCGCCGCACCTAGTCCCTCCATGCCGCCAGATCCTCAAACCGCACCTCTCCCAGGACCACGCGGCGAATGGCCTCCGGGTAAATCCGGTGCTCCTGCTGCGCCACCCGGGCCGCCAGGGTCTCTGGGGTATCCCCAGGGAGCACGGGGACCTCCGCCTGCAGGACGATGGGGCCAGCATCCACCGCCTCCGTGACGAAGTGCACGGTACAGCCCGACACCCTGGCATTGCTTGCGAGCACCGCCCGATGCACCCGCTCCCCGTACATGCCCTTTCCACCGAAGGCGGGGAGCAGGGAGGGGTGGATGTTCAGGATGCGGCCCCGGTAGGCGGCCACAAAGCGTGCATCCAGGATGCGCAGAAACCCCGCCAGGCACACCAGGTCCACCCGGTACGGCGCCAGCACCGCCTCCAACTGCCGGCAAAACGCCTCGCGGTTACGGAACGCGGACCAGTCCACCACGTGGGCCGGCACTCCCGCCCGCCGTGCCCGCTCTAGGGCGAAGGCTTCCGGCCGGTCCGAGACCACCACCGTCACCTCCGCGGGGTAGTCGGGCCTCGCGCAGGCGTCGAGGATGGCCTGGAGGTTCGTGCCGCTCCCGGAAACCAGGACCGCAAGCCGTACCCGCCCTGACATGGTTCACCTCTCCGGGAGCGGTAGGATCTCCACCTGTCGTTCTCCCGCGACCACCTCGCCGATCACCCAGACCTCCTCCCCGCGTGCTTTCAGGAAGGCTGAGACCTCCTCCGCCGCGTCCGGCCGCACGCACGCCACCATGCCGATCCCCATGTTGAAGACCCGGAACATCTCCTCCTGCTCCACCGACCCTTCCCGGGCGATGAGCTGGAAGATAGGAGGGACGGGCCAGCAAACCCGGACGCGGGCCGTACACCCCTCGGGGAGGATGCGGACGAGGTTCCCCACGATCCCTCCACCTGTGATGTGCGCCATACCCGTCACCCGGTCGGAGAAGGCCTCGAGCAGGGGGAGCACGCTCGGCGCATAGCACCGGTGGGGGCGGAGGAGGGCCTCCCCACGGGTGCACCCCAGCTCGGGCTCGTACCGGTGGATATCCCGCGGACGGCGCAACAGGACCCGTCGGGCCAGGGAATAGCCGTTGGTGTGCAGGCCCGTGCTCGCCAGCCCCACCAGGACGTCCCCCGGTCGGATGCCGGAGCCATCCACCATCCCGGTCCGCGCCACCACGCCTACCCCACACCCCACCACTTCATAAGCCCCCTCCCGGTACACATCCGGCATCTGGGCGGTCTCTCCGCCCAGGAGCGCCACCCCGTAGGCCGCGCACGCTTCCACGATCCCGGTCAGTACCGCCTCCAACACCTCCGGCATCCAACGGCCAGAGGCGAAGTAATCGAGGAAGAGGAGCGGCCGGGCGCCGTGACAGGCGAGGTCGTTGAGGTTGTGCGCCACCACGTCGTGGCCGACCACCCGGTGGTCGCCCATCAGGTTCGCCACCTCCGTCTTGGTGCCCACCCCGTCCACGGTAGCCACCAGAATCAGATCCTCCCCCGCCGGAAGGCGCACGAACCCGGCGAACAAGCCCACCCGATCCAGTACTGGGGGGGTGAAGGTGGATCGGATCCGCTCCCACAGGCGTTGGAGAAGGGCCTCCTTCGCCTCCGTATGGACGCCGGTATCGCGGTACGTGACGGGCTTCATCGCCGCTCCAGGGCGTACTTTCCAGCTTCGGACTCCGTGGGCGCGGGTGTGGGGTAGCGGCCGTCCAGGCACGCCATGCACAGGGTGTGGCCTGGCAGGCCGATGGCGGCCACGAGCCCCTCCTGGCTCAGGTACCCGAGGCTGTCCGCACCGATCTCCCGCCGGATGCCCTCCACGTCCAACCGGGCGGCCACCAGTTGCCCGCGGCTGCTGGTGTCTACGCCGTAGAAGCACGGCCAGCGGATGGGTGGAGAGGAGATGCGAAGGTGTACCTCACGGGCGCCCGCCTCGCGCAGGGCGTGCACGAGCCGGGCGCTCGTGGTCCCCCGCACGATGCTGTCGTCCACCAGCACCACCCGCCGGCCCGCGACCACGGCCCGGATGGCGCTGAGCTTGGTGCGGACTCCGAAGGCTCTGCGGGCGGGATCCGGCTCGATGAAGGTCCGGCCCACGTACCGGTTCTTCACCAGCCCCAGCTCCAAGGGCAGCCCGCTCTGCTCCGCATATCCCAGGGCCGCGGAGGTGCCGGAGTCCGGCACGGGGATTACCACGTCCGCCTCCGCGGGATGTTCCCGGGCCAGGACGCGGCCCATGCGGCGCCGCACCTCGTGCACGGTGCGCCCCCGCAGCACGGTGTCGGGCCGGGCGAAGTAAATGAATTCGAACACGCAGCTGGCAGGCCGCACACCTGGAAGCACCTGCTCCGCACGCGCCTCGTCCCCTTCAAAAGCCACCAGCTCCCCGGGATGCACGTCCCGCACGTAGGTGGCCCCCACGGAATCCAGCGCGCAGGTCTCCGAGGCCACCACCCATCCCTCTTCCAGCTGTCCCAGCACCAGGGGCCGGATCCCGTATTGGTCCCGGAACGCGAAGAGGACTCCGCCCGCCAGCGCGGTCACGGTGAATGCCCCCTCCAGGCGCACCATGGCCGTGCGGATGGCCTCCTCCACGGAGGCCACGGGGGCGGTGGCGATGGAGAGGGCGATCACCTCGGTGTCGCTGGTGGTCCGGAAGACCGCCCCACGTGCCTCCAGCTCCGCCCGCAGCTGGGGAGCATTCGTGAGGTTGCCGTTGTGGGCCACGGCCACGGGGCCCCACGGGGAGGGCACCACCACGGGTTGGGCGTTGTCCAGGATCGCGGAGCCCATGGTGGAGTAGCGGACATGCCCGATTCCCACGGAACCTTCCAGCCCTGTAGGGTCCCCCCGGAAGACCTCCGAGACGAGCCCCATCCCCTTCTGCACGCGGAGGGCCGCGCCGTCGTGGGTGGCGATGCCCGCGCTCTCCTGTCCCCGATGCTGGAGGGCCAACAGACCCGTGTACACAAAGGGAGCTGCCGCGCCGCGGCGCAGCGCAACGCCGAACACCCCGCATTCTTCCCGCCACCGGTCCGTCATCCCTCCCACGCCTCCCTCAGGTCCGTCACGCGGATCTCGACTCCCCCCTGGGGAAGTCGGATCCGTAGGGCATCCCCTCCCACCTCCCCCAGCAGCCGCACGGGCACCTGGTGCTCCCAGCACAGCGTGCAGAAGGACTCGTACCGGTCCACGGGGACTGTCACCACCACCCGGGACGGTCCTTCCCCGAAGAGGAGCTCGTCCACCCGGTTTCGGTCCAGGGAGAGCTCGCAGGTTGCCCCTATCCCGCCCAGGATGCAGGCCTCCGCCAAGGCCACCGCGAGGCCTCCGTCGCTCAGATCGTGGGCGGAGCGCACCAAGCCCTCCTCCGCCGCCCGCACGAGGAGGTGGATCAGGCGCGTGTGCAGAGGGAGGTCCGGAGGCAAGGGGGAGCCTGCCACAAGGCCGTGCATTTCCTTCAGGTAGGTGCTTCCCGCGAGGGATGCCGCGGGGGCCCCTGTCAGCACCACCAGATCTCCGGGATGCCGGAAGCCACTGGGGACTGCCCGGGCCACGTCCCGCAGCACCCCGAGAACCGCCACGATGGGCGTGGGGTAGACGCGGTCGGTGGACTCGTTGTAGAGACTCACATTGCCCCCGATCACAGGAAGCCCGAACGCCCGGCACGCATCCGCGATCCCTTCGATCACCCTCCGCAGGCTCCAGGCCACCTCCGGCCGCTCGGGGCTTGCCAGGTTGAGGCCGTCCGTGAGGGCCACGGGCCGCGCACCGCTACAGGCCACGTTCAGGGAGGCCTCGCATACGGCCCAGGCCCCCCCGCACCACGGATCCAGGTGGGCGATGCGGCCCGGGCCATCCACGCTCAGGGCGATCCCCATCGGGGGGGCCTCCTTGATGCGCAGCACCGCGGCGTCCGAGCCCGGCCCCACCACGGTGTTCAGCTGCACCATGTGGTCGTACTGGGTGTAGATCCAGCGCTTGCCGCGGATCCCCGGCGCCCGCAAGAGCCGAAGGAGCACCTCCGCCGGAGGGTCCGGTTCCGGGAGCGTCTCCAGGCGGAGCGACGGAGGCGGGTAGGGTCGCTCAGGGACCCGGCGCTCGGGAGCACCGGTTACGAGTTCCGGTGGGAGCTCCACCACCAAGCGATCCCCCTCGTAAACCCGCAGCACCCTCTCCTCCGTCACCACCCCGATGGGCTGGGCCACCAGCCCCCACCGCCGGTAAATGGCGGCCACCTCCTCCTCCCGGCCCCGCTCCACCACGAGCAGCATGCGCTCCTGGGACTCGCTGAGGAGCACCTCCTCCGGCCGCATCCCCGCCTCCCGCCGGGGCACCCGAGCCAGATCGATCCGCATGCCTACCCCGCCCCGGGCGCTCATCTCCGCGGCCGCGCACGCAAGCCCCGCGGCCCCCATGTCCTGCACCGCCACCACGGCCCCGGTCCGGTAAGCCTCCAAGGTGGCCTCGATGAGAAGCTTCCCGGCAAACGGATCCCCGATCTGTACCGCGCTCCGGTCCTGAACCTCGCTTTCCGCGTCCAGCTCCTCGGAGGCAAAGGCAGCGCCCCCGATCCCGTCCCGGCCCGTGCGGGCTCCCGCGTACAGGACCACGTTCCCGGGCCCCCAGGCGGCGGCTCCCTGCACCTCTTCAGACCTCAGAATTCCCACGCAGCACACGTTCACCAGGGGGTGGTGCGCGTAGCACGGTTCTGTGTGCACCTCCCCGCCCACCACCGGAACCCCCACCGCGTTCCCGTAGTGGGCGATCCCGGCCACCACCCCTTCCAGGAGCCGCCGGGACCTGGGGTCCTCCCCAAACCGCAGGGAATCGAGCAGGGCTACGGGCCTGGCACCCATGCTCAGCACATCCCGGAGAATGCCGCCCACACCCGTGGCGGCTCCGTGAAAGGGATCCACGGCACTGGGATGGTTATGGCTCTCGATCTTCATGGCCACCGCTATCCCAGGCGCGATCTCCACCACCCCCGCGTTTCCCCCGGGTCCCCGCAGCACACCGGGCCCTTCCACGGGAAGGACCCGGAGGTATGGGCGGGAGTGTTTGTAGGAGCAGTGCTCGGACCACATGGCCTCGAACACCCGCCACTCTACGGGGTTCGGCTCCCGGCCCAACCGCCGCCGGATCTCCGCCACCTCATCGGAGAACAGGCGCAGCTGGGGCCCTGTCACGACCTCCACCGTACCGCCTCCTTACGGGTCGCCCGGATCCAGTCCACCATGCTCTCAAAGAGCAGCCGGCCGTCCTCCCCGCCCAGAATCCCCTCCGCGCACCGTTCAGGGTGCGGCATGAGGCCCAGCACGTTCCCGGGCTCATTCCGGATTCCCGCGATCCCGTGCAGGGAGCCGTTGGGGTTCTCCCCCTCGTACCGGAATACCACGCACCCCGCTGCCTCCAGCCGCCCGAGGGTGGAGGGATCCACGTAGTAGCGCCCCTCCCGGTGCGCGATGGGCATACGCACCACCTGACCCGGCCGGTACCGGGAGGTGAAGGGGGTATCCGTGCGCTCCACTCGGAGCCTTACCCACTCGCACCGGAACCGGGCCCCGAGGTTGGGGAGCATGGCCCCGGGCAGGAGCCCTGCTTCCAGGAGGACCTGGAACCCGTTGCAGATCCCGAGCACGAGCCCGCCCCGGGCGGCGAATTCCCGCACGGCCCGCATCACGGGACTCGTGGCGGCGATGGCCCCCGCCCGGAGGTAGTCCCCATAGGAGAACCCGCCGGGCAGCACCACGGCGTCCAGGCCTCCCAGATCCGTCTCCTCATGCCAGACGAACTCCGTCTCGACCCCCACCACCTCCCGCAGGACCCACCGGCAGTCCGCGTCGCAGTTGGATCCCGGAAAGGTCACCACCCCGAACCGCACCTCAGATCTCCTCCACCCGCCACTCCTCGATGAGGGGGTTTGCTAGAAACCGGGCGCACAGCTCCTCCACCTCCGCGCCGTCCGGAAGGGTCAGTTCCACGGCGCGGCCCACCCGGACCTCCTTCACCTCATACCCCAGGGCCCGCAATCCCACGGCCACCGCCTGGCCCTGGGCGTCCAGCACCCCGGGCTTTAGGAAGATCACCACCCGCACCCGTCTCATCGTGCCTCCCATGGCAGGACCTGCCCCGTGATGCGGCGGTAGGCCTCCAGATACCGAGCCCGGGTAGCCTCCACCACCTCCGGGGGGAGCGGCGGGGCAGGCGGTCGCTTGTCCCATCCGATCTCCTCCAGGTAGTCCCGCACGAACTGCTTGTCGAAGGAGGTCCTCTCCCCCCGCGCCTCATATGCTTCCCGGTCCCAGTACCGGGAGGAGTCCGGGGTTCCGAGCTCGT
Coding sequences within:
- a CDS encoding DUF92 domain-containing protein — encoded protein: MAALARGIRALRGTGPLVATGIGTAVFQAGGLRWSAILLTFFASATFLTRLPGSRQDRKGRTGRQVLANGAVAALTAWLSRRWPRASRAFAGAVAAACADTWATELGARYGGTPRHLTTGARVPPGSSGGVTPLGTVAGAAGAVVCGLAAWATGVAPLGITTRAGVLGMLLDSFLGATLQARYRCPRCGRIGEGRRCSCGAWGQRISGLCGLDNDGVNLLATFLGALVAYRSSDPSPCSLKTGRMPIWKMSSRE
- a CDS encoding phosphoribosyltransferase family protein, translating into MTHVLPFQGQVNYELEIAGTRRRLPLIQVAPDTWIAYYYSLGDTEVIDRAARVLAPQMESCEVLVTTETKGIPLAHAIATYLGLRPYVVCRKEIRPFMLSPLVVRYRPITAKTEQELYLDGRDALKLAGRRVGIVDDIVSTGETLRAMEELVERAGGAVVKRAALLLEGYSRDDIFHMGILPVFKLQGEGSELR
- the purH gene encoding bifunctional phosphoribosylaminoimidazolecarboxamide formyltransferase/IMP cyclohydrolase, coding for MRRALLSVTDKTGIVDFAQGLRELGFELISTGGTARALRDAGIPVTSVAEVTGFPEILGGRVKTLHPAVHAAVLARRADAEELARLGITPMELVAVNLYRFEEAAGAGRPWEELVEEIDVGGVALIRAAAKNCDRVAVLTDPRHYGPVLEELRRAGEVLPETRRRLAVEAFRYVADYDALIARVLAERSGLRGFPERLVWGWRRGQEVRYGENPHQAAVFYRDPLAPPGSLARAEQLAGKPLSYNNLLDTDAAWRLVWEFSEPAAVVVKHANPCGCALGRTAEEAVRGALRGDPVSRFGGIVALNRPVDAATARLLQEVFLEVVAAPEFDPQALEILRGKPGMRILRLDRPSEDTGWEIRGVLGGVLVQEPDHLVWREEDLRVVTSRTPTPEEWEDLRFAWVVCKHTKSNAIVLARGREVVGVGAGQMSRVDAVRAAVRKAGERARGAVLASDAFFPFSDGVEEAARAGVVAIVQPGGSVRDAEVIAAAERAGCSMVFTGIRHFRH
- the purN gene encoding phosphoribosylglycinamide formyltransferase, which codes for MSGRVRLAVLVSGSGTNLQAILDACARPDYPAEVTVVVSDRPEAFALERARRAGVPAHVVDWSAFRNREAFCRQLEAVLAPYRVDLVCLAGFLRILDARFVAAYRGRILNIHPSLLPAFGGKGMYGERVHRAVLASNARVSGCTVHFVTEAVDAGPIVLQAEVPVLPGDTPETLAARVAQQEHRIYPEAIRRVVLGEVRFEDLAAWRD
- the purM gene encoding phosphoribosylformylglycinamidine cyclo-ligase, coding for MKPVTYRDTGVHTEAKEALLQRLWERIRSTFTPPVLDRVGLFAGFVRLPAGEDLILVATVDGVGTKTEVANLMGDHRVVGHDVVAHNLNDLACHGARPLLFLDYFASGRWMPEVLEAVLTGIVEACAAYGVALLGGETAQMPDVYREGAYEVVGCGVGVVARTGMVDGSGIRPGDVLVGLASTGLHTNGYSLARRVLLRRPRDIHRYEPELGCTRGEALLRPHRCYAPSVLPLLEAFSDRVTGMAHITGGGIVGNLVRILPEGCTARVRVCWPVPPIFQLIAREGSVEQEEMFRVFNMGIGMVACVRPDAAEEVSAFLKARGEEVWVIGEVVAGERQVEILPLPER
- the purF gene encoding amidophosphoribosyltransferase, with translation MTDRWREECGVFGVALRRGAAAPFVYTGLLALQHRGQESAGIATHDGAALRVQKGMGLVSEVFRGDPTGLEGSVGIGHVRYSTMGSAILDNAQPVVVPSPWGPVAVAHNGNLTNAPQLRAELEARGAVFRTTSDTEVIALSIATAPVASVEEAIRTAMVRLEGAFTVTALAGGVLFAFRDQYGIRPLVLGQLEEGWVVASETCALDSVGATYVRDVHPGELVAFEGDEARAEQVLPGVRPASCVFEFIYFARPDTVLRGRTVHEVRRRMGRVLAREHPAEADVVIPVPDSGTSAALGYAEQSGLPLELGLVKNRYVGRTFIEPDPARRAFGVRTKLSAIRAVVAGRRVVLVDDSIVRGTTSARLVHALREAGAREVHLRISSPPIRWPCFYGVDTSSRGQLVAARLDVEGIRREIGADSLGYLSQEGLVAAIGLPGHTLCMACLDGRYPTPAPTESEAGKYALERR
- the purL gene encoding phosphoribosylformylglycinamidine synthase subunit PurL, with product MEVVTGPQLRLFSDEVAEIRRRLGREPNPVEWRVFEAMWSEHCSYKHSRPYLRVLPVEGPGVLRGPGGNAGVVEIAPGIAVAMKIESHNHPSAVDPFHGAATGVGGILRDVLSMGARPVALLDSLRFGEDPRSRRLLEGVVAGIAHYGNAVGVPVVGGEVHTEPCYAHHPLVNVCCVGILRSEEVQGAAAWGPGNVVLYAGARTGRDGIGGAAFASEELDAESEVQDRSAVQIGDPFAGKLLIEATLEAYRTGAVVAVQDMGAAGLACAAAEMSARGGVGMRIDLARVPRREAGMRPEEVLLSESQERMLLVVERGREEEVAAIYRRWGLVAQPIGVVTEERVLRVYEGDRLVVELPPELVTGAPERRVPERPYPPPSLRLETLPEPDPPAEVLLRLLRAPGIRGKRWIYTQYDHMVQLNTVVGPGSDAAVLRIKEAPPMGIALSVDGPGRIAHLDPWCGGAWAVCEASLNVACSGARPVALTDGLNLASPERPEVAWSLRRVIEGIADACRAFGLPVIGGNVSLYNESTDRVYPTPIVAVLGVLRDVARAVPSGFRHPGDLVVLTGAPAASLAGSTYLKEMHGLVAGSPLPPDLPLHTRLIHLLVRAAEEGLVRSAHDLSDGGLAVALAEACILGGIGATCELSLDRNRVDELLFGEGPSRVVVTVPVDRYESFCTLCWEHQVPVRLLGEVGGDALRIRLPQGGVEIRVTDLREAWEG
- the purQ gene encoding phosphoribosylformylglycinamidine synthase subunit PurQ; protein product: MRFGVVTFPGSNCDADCRWVLREVVGVETEFVWHEETDLGGLDAVVLPGGFSYGDYLRAGAIAATSPVMRAVREFAARGGLVLGICNGFQVLLEAGLLPGAMLPNLGARFRCEWVRLRVERTDTPFTSRYRPGQVVRMPIAHREGRYYVDPSTLGRLEAAGCVVFRYEGENPNGSLHGIAGIRNEPGNVLGLMPHPERCAEGILGGEDGRLLFESMVDWIRATRKEAVRWRS
- the purS gene encoding phosphoribosylformylglycinamidine synthase subunit PurS, giving the protein MRRVRVVIFLKPGVLDAQGQAVAVGLRALGYEVKEVRVGRAVELTLPDGAEVEELCARFLANPLIEEWRVEEI